The following proteins are encoded in a genomic region of Spirosoma sp. SC4-14:
- a CDS encoding RNA polymerase sigma factor — protein MPDTSELIDSIRQGDESAFRQLYESTKSRVFNTALSYVRSREDAEEITQDVFVEVFRSAAAFKGESSITTWIYRITINKSLDFQKRKKRQKRFAFLTSLFDSNTGEVIHHPTDFFHPGIALENQENAARLFQAIDQLPEKQKTAYILTRVEGLTNIEAASVMTVTVGAIESLLQRANENLKKQLASLYKSLQKP, from the coding sequence ATGCCCGATACGTCAGAACTCATTGATTCCATTCGACAAGGTGACGAATCGGCTTTCCGACAACTGTATGAAAGCACCAAGAGCCGGGTTTTTAATACGGCTCTTAGTTACGTACGTTCCCGCGAAGACGCCGAAGAAATTACACAGGATGTATTTGTTGAAGTATTTCGGTCGGCAGCTGCCTTTAAGGGAGAGTCCAGCATTACTACCTGGATTTATCGGATAACGATCAACAAATCCCTCGATTTTCAGAAGCGTAAAAAGAGGCAAAAACGGTTCGCCTTTCTGACGAGTTTATTCGATAGCAATACAGGTGAGGTGATCCATCATCCTACTGATTTTTTCCATCCGGGCATTGCGCTGGAAAATCAGGAAAATGCCGCCCGATTGTTTCAGGCCATCGACCAACTTCCCGAAAAACAAAAAACGGCCTATATTCTCACTCGGGTAGAAGGGCTGACGAATATTGAAGCCGCCAGCGTTATGACAGTGACTGTTGGGGCTATAGAGTCGCTGTTGCAGCGAGCCAATGAAAACTTAAAAAAACAATTGGCCAGTTTGTATAAATCGCTACAAAAGCCGTAG
- a CDS encoding periplasmic heavy metal sensor, with amino-acid sequence MERTKLLTLFVIGLFLLNLFTLGFVLLKSDSVRLPDRSQGPPEGEGPARLIMQRLHFDEQQKQQYQVLIDEHQKQTRLLNEKTARLYRNYYGLLAETPPDSVQANALSQQIADNQRAIAELNFAHFKELKALCRPDQQAYFTQLVDELARLFGRRQHPPRRGEGPPAGGMGGPPEGRPDGPPENFGPRP; translated from the coding sequence ATGGAGCGGACAAAACTTTTAACCCTTTTTGTTATTGGCCTATTTCTACTCAATCTGTTTACACTGGGCTTTGTTCTGTTAAAATCCGATTCGGTTCGCTTGCCGGACCGATCGCAGGGGCCGCCCGAAGGTGAAGGTCCGGCGCGACTGATTATGCAGCGACTTCATTTCGACGAACAGCAGAAACAGCAGTATCAGGTGTTGATTGATGAACATCAGAAGCAAACGCGGCTTTTAAACGAAAAAACGGCGCGGTTGTATCGGAATTATTATGGTCTGTTGGCCGAAACACCTCCCGATTCTGTTCAGGCGAACGCACTTAGCCAGCAAATTGCCGACAATCAGCGGGCTATTGCTGAACTAAACTTTGCGCATTTCAAGGAGTTAAAAGCCCTTTGCCGTCCCGACCAACAGGCTTATTTTACACAGTTGGTCGATGAGCTGGCTCGGTTGTTTGGTCGACGTCAGCATCCCCCCCGCCGTGGTGAAGGTCCGCCAGCAGGAGGCATGGGCGGTCCGCCAGAAGGTCGGCCCGACGGCCCACCCGAAAATTTTGGACCCAGGCCGTAG
- a CDS encoding YHYH protein, whose protein sequence is MNRFRITTSTLACSLLALLACSNTDNSVTPSTTGSTSGTTSTTVSVGTGVPDVFKKIYGATSITTDGVYVYIKTTGMPDHKSAYYPTSNSLYESFTGTTFGGNRFSKNPNSISAQNFTFKIPLNPKAATTHTATNLGAIGVSLNGVPFFNQYAGPNQPLRNEIVSFDQWWGHPAPTNEYHYHVEPLYLTTVTATKSSLLGFLLDGFPVYGPEENGTTVSNASLDAYHGHTHATAEYPNGIYHYHITSTDPYINGSGYYGTAGTFSK, encoded by the coding sequence ATGAATCGATTTCGTATAACCACCTCAACGCTTGCCTGTAGTCTGCTGGCTTTACTGGCCTGCTCCAACACCGACAACTCGGTTACGCCATCAACTACGGGATCAACATCCGGTACGACCAGCACAACGGTCTCTGTGGGTACGGGCGTGCCGGATGTATTCAAAAAAATCTACGGTGCCACCAGCATCACAACCGATGGTGTATATGTTTATATAAAAACAACGGGTATGCCCGATCATAAAAGCGCATACTATCCAACGTCGAATAGCCTTTACGAAAGCTTTACAGGTACTACCTTTGGAGGCAATCGGTTTTCAAAAAATCCGAATTCGATCTCGGCTCAGAACTTTACATTCAAGATTCCACTAAATCCTAAAGCGGCCACAACCCATACGGCAACCAATCTGGGAGCCATTGGCGTTTCGCTGAATGGAGTCCCATTTTTCAACCAATATGCCGGGCCGAATCAGCCGCTCAGGAATGAGATCGTTTCTTTTGATCAGTGGTGGGGGCATCCGGCACCAACTAACGAATACCACTATCACGTAGAGCCTCTATACCTCACAACCGTTACTGCCACCAAATCATCCTTATTGGGCTTTTTACTCGATGGGTTTCCAGTGTATGGACCCGAAGAAAATGGAACCACGGTTTCCAATGCATCGCTGGATGCTTACCACGGGCACACGCACGCCACAGCCGAGTATCCGAATGGCATCTACCACTACCACATCACATCCACAGATCCGTATATCAATGGAAGCGGGTATTATGGCACAGCGGGCACGTTTTCGAAATAA
- a CDS encoding toxin-antitoxin system YwqK family antitoxin: MNVHWQNGIAVENNHPFTGIVYTLAANGKDTIEVVSFRNGKEHGEWRRFYEHGKPAEKRYFDNGQKTGNLLAWWPNGHKKLAYHFANGEYDGICREWSPSGVLIKEMTYKNGYEEGVQKQFYESGKVKANYIITAGRRYGLLGTKNCVNATDTLFEQ, from the coding sequence GTGAACGTACATTGGCAGAATGGAATCGCGGTAGAAAACAACCATCCTTTTACGGGCATTGTCTACACCCTGGCCGCTAACGGGAAAGATACCATTGAGGTAGTTAGTTTCCGCAATGGCAAAGAGCATGGCGAATGGAGACGTTTTTATGAACATGGAAAACCAGCCGAAAAACGCTATTTCGACAATGGGCAAAAGACAGGGAATCTGCTTGCCTGGTGGCCTAATGGGCATAAGAAACTGGCCTACCACTTTGCGAATGGCGAATACGACGGAATTTGCCGCGAATGGTCGCCATCGGGTGTTTTAATTAAAGAGATGACCTACAAAAATGGGTATGAAGAAGGTGTTCAGAAGCAGTTTTACGAGAGTGGCAAAGTCAAGGCCAATTACATAATCACGGCTGGGCGCCGATATGGTTTGTTGGGAACAAAAAACTGTGTCAATGCAACCGACACCCTGTTTGAACAATAA
- a CDS encoding YHYH protein → MINQKQTISTLSGLVLCLGITISACNNSDSSVNPTTTGSTGTSSTTTSVGTGVPDVYKKIYGASQIYVEGDYIVIKSSGLPDHKTPYYKGTQWESTLYVADTRSDFHANSNTITSFSYTFKIPKNPVVASTHKALQAATIGVAINGVPLFNQYQMENQLLTPGAGEYVSFDLYGGHPTPFSEYHYHIEPNYLTATQGSSSLIGFLLDGFPLYGPVENGKTLTSNDLDAYHGHTTVTADYPNGIYHYHTTADAPYINGNGYYGTAGTWSK, encoded by the coding sequence ATGATAAATCAAAAGCAAACTATTTCTACACTTAGTGGCCTGGTTCTTTGCCTGGGCATCACCATTTCAGCCTGTAACAACAGCGACAGTTCGGTCAATCCTACAACAACAGGTTCAACAGGTACCAGCAGTACGACAACTTCTGTTGGCACAGGTGTGCCCGATGTGTACAAAAAGATTTACGGGGCTTCTCAGATTTATGTAGAAGGCGATTATATCGTTATCAAATCCAGTGGTTTACCCGACCACAAAACACCATACTACAAAGGAACTCAATGGGAGTCGACTCTGTATGTGGCCGACACTCGTTCCGATTTTCATGCCAACTCAAACACAATCACTTCCTTCAGTTACACGTTTAAGATTCCCAAAAATCCGGTGGTCGCATCTACCCACAAAGCACTACAAGCTGCCACTATTGGGGTGGCTATTAATGGTGTGCCGCTTTTCAATCAATATCAAATGGAAAACCAGTTGCTCACTCCCGGCGCTGGCGAATATGTATCCTTCGATTTATACGGTGGTCATCCTACTCCATTTAGCGAATACCACTACCACATTGAACCCAATTACCTGACGGCAACTCAGGGTAGTAGTAGTCTGATTGGTTTTTTGCTGGACGGCTTCCCCCTCTACGGGCCAGTCGAAAATGGGAAAACACTAACCAGCAACGATTTGGATGCCTACCATGGACATACGACCGTAACGGCCGACTACCCGAATGGAATTTATCATTACCACACAACCGCCGATGCTCCATACATCAACGGAAATGGCTATTATGGAACAGCTGGTACGTGGTCGAAATAA
- a CDS encoding SCO family protein yields MFRTAFSANSLLALIIFFVACQKESTQRLPYYNTPDFTPIFVQSEADLTAKVPHIIGRFSFTDQHGVSISQHDIEGKIHVADFFFTSCGVICPRMTKHMQLVEKAFPNAADVVLLSYSVTPWIDSVGRLKSYCQTNHIQSKNWHLLTGNKSEIYQLARQSYFAEEELGFSKDSTEFLHTEHFLLIDKHKRIRGIYNGTLELEMQQLIADIKTLRQES; encoded by the coding sequence ATGTTTCGGACAGCGTTTTCAGCCAATAGTTTGCTGGCACTCATCATTTTTTTTGTAGCCTGTCAAAAAGAATCAACTCAACGCTTACCGTATTACAACACGCCTGATTTTACCCCCATTTTTGTTCAGTCAGAGGCAGACCTAACGGCAAAAGTTCCACATATAATTGGTCGTTTTTCGTTCACCGATCAGCATGGTGTCAGCATTTCGCAACACGACATCGAAGGGAAAATTCATGTAGCCGATTTTTTCTTTACTTCCTGCGGAGTTATTTGCCCCCGTATGACCAAACACATGCAACTAGTTGAAAAAGCATTTCCGAATGCAGCTGATGTTGTGTTGCTTTCATACAGCGTTACGCCCTGGATCGACAGTGTTGGCCGCCTGAAAAGTTATTGCCAAACGAACCACATCCAGTCGAAAAACTGGCATTTACTGACGGGGAATAAATCAGAAATTTACCAGCTTGCCCGCCAGTCGTATTTTGCGGAAGAAGAACTTGGGTTTAGTAAAGACAGCACCGAATTTCTGCATACCGAACATTTTCTACTCATTGACAAACATAAACGCATCCGGGGCATCTACAACGGTACACTCGAACTGGAAATGCAGCAACTTATCGCCGATATTAAAACATTAAGGCAGGAATCCTAA
- a CDS encoding phosphotransferase family protein — protein sequence MITPDSPRAVRVGEELDRAALNAYLREQIPAIGDVQEIRQFPGGFSNLTYLLKTANRDFVLRRPPAGATIKGGHDMGREFRVLSLLKGHYTPIPNPILYCEIDAILGTPFYIMERVSGIILRAPMAPSLKLSPERMRQLSEALVDNLTTIHVLDIVETGLIQLGKPEGYVQRQVEGWIKRYRNAQTDNIAAMDAVGEWLVTHYPPEQKPAFLHNDYKYDNVLFATNEHTGDPLPVICGVLDWEMATVGDPLMDLGATLAYWSEAADTPAYRTFNLTWLPGNLTRREVADRYAERSGRNLSAIVFYYVFGLYKNAVIAQQIYARWKQGYSKDERFGKILPMIIELANKAAGAIESEKI from the coding sequence ATGATTACTCCCGATTCTCCACGCGCCGTACGTGTAGGCGAAGAACTTGATAGAGCAGCCCTCAATGCTTACCTGCGCGAGCAGATTCCTGCTATTGGCGACGTGCAGGAAATTCGTCAGTTTCCCGGCGGCTTTTCCAATCTGACGTACTTACTCAAAACAGCTAACCGCGACTTTGTACTGCGCAGGCCACCCGCCGGGGCTACCATCAAAGGTGGGCACGATATGGGTCGGGAGTTTCGGGTATTATCGTTGCTAAAAGGCCACTATACACCTATCCCCAATCCCATACTTTACTGCGAAATAGACGCGATACTGGGGACACCGTTTTATATTATGGAACGGGTATCCGGAATTATTTTGCGGGCTCCAATGGCTCCATCACTGAAACTGTCGCCGGAACGGATGCGGCAGCTATCGGAAGCCCTGGTCGATAATCTGACAACCATTCATGTGCTCGACATTGTCGAAACCGGTTTAATTCAACTGGGTAAGCCGGAAGGGTATGTGCAACGACAGGTTGAAGGCTGGATCAAACGCTATCGGAATGCCCAAACCGACAACATTGCCGCCATGGATGCTGTAGGCGAGTGGCTCGTAACGCATTATCCGCCCGAGCAGAAACCCGCTTTTTTGCATAACGATTACAAATATGACAATGTGCTCTTTGCTACCAACGAACATACGGGCGATCCACTTCCGGTTATTTGTGGAGTGCTTGACTGGGAAATGGCAACAGTAGGCGATCCATTAATGGATCTGGGAGCTACACTAGCCTACTGGTCCGAAGCGGCCGATACACCCGCCTATCGCACCTTCAACCTGACCTGGCTCCCCGGCAACCTGACCCGTCGGGAGGTGGCCGACCGGTATGCCGAGCGCAGTGGCCGTAATTTGTCGGCTATTGTGTTTTACTACGTGTTTGGACTCTATAAAAATGCCGTAATCGCTCAGCAGATCTACGCTCGCTGGAAACAGGGCTATAGTAAAGACGAGCGGTTTGGGAAAATTCTGCCGATGATTATCGAACTGGCAAACAAAGCCGCGGGGGCTATCGAGAGCGAAAAAATCTAA
- a CDS encoding acyl-CoA dehydrogenase family protein, with product MESIFITDRVRPLLAQVRNIVETELIPLEDGFSHHRLDELIPILNQKRQQVKDAGLWGLHLPKDANGHGLSLCEFGQISEQLAYAPFFGHYVFGCQAPDIGNIELLHKFASPEIKEQYLKPLMDGDIRSCFSMTEPEFAGSNPTRMATVAVRDGDEYIINGRKWFTSSADGAAFAVAMVVTNPEAAPHQRASMIIVPTDTPGFRIERNIPVFGDVGQEWFSHAEVTYTDCRVPVSNLIGAEGMGFRLAQERLGPGRVHHCMRWIGNAEKALDLLCKRAASREIEDGVMLGEKQFIQDFIAESRADIDASRLYVLNTAYLIDTVGVANVREAVSAIKFFVANAFLRVLDRAIQVHGALGVTDDTVLAAMYRHERGARIWDGADEVHKQNLAISILKKYGLDIKKKARELQEFRRLMAAGQL from the coding sequence ATGGAATCTATATTTATTACCGACCGCGTTCGGCCGTTGCTGGCGCAAGTCCGTAACATTGTCGAAACCGAATTGATACCGCTCGAAGACGGTTTCTCTCACCATCGTCTTGATGAGCTAATCCCCATTCTTAATCAAAAACGCCAGCAGGTAAAAGATGCCGGGCTGTGGGGCTTGCATCTGCCGAAAGATGCCAATGGGCATGGACTAAGCCTCTGCGAGTTTGGGCAGATTAGCGAACAATTGGCCTATGCGCCATTTTTTGGGCATTATGTGTTCGGCTGCCAGGCTCCCGATATTGGTAATATTGAACTGCTCCACAAGTTTGCATCCCCCGAAATCAAAGAACAATATCTGAAGCCGCTCATGGATGGTGATATTCGGAGTTGTTTTTCCATGACCGAGCCCGAGTTTGCTGGTTCTAATCCAACGCGCATGGCAACGGTGGCCGTTCGCGATGGCGATGAATACATAATCAACGGTCGAAAATGGTTCACCTCGTCGGCCGACGGAGCCGCATTTGCAGTAGCCATGGTGGTGACTAATCCTGAGGCCGCTCCACATCAGCGGGCCAGCATGATTATTGTGCCGACCGATACGCCTGGTTTCAGGATCGAACGAAATATTCCTGTTTTTGGTGATGTTGGGCAAGAATGGTTTAGCCATGCCGAAGTGACTTATACCGATTGCCGGGTGCCGGTGTCTAACCTGATTGGGGCCGAAGGCATGGGCTTCCGGCTGGCTCAGGAGCGGCTCGGACCGGGGCGCGTTCATCATTGTATGCGATGGATTGGAAATGCCGAAAAAGCACTGGATTTACTCTGTAAACGAGCTGCTTCGCGCGAGATTGAAGACGGGGTGATGCTCGGCGAAAAGCAGTTTATTCAGGATTTTATTGCCGAAAGCCGGGCCGATATTGATGCCAGTCGGCTCTATGTGCTCAATACGGCATACCTCATCGATACGGTAGGCGTGGCCAATGTTCGGGAAGCGGTGTCGGCCATCAAATTCTTTGTGGCCAATGCCTTCCTGCGCGTGCTCGACCGGGCCATACAAGTACATGGCGCCCTGGGCGTAACGGACGATACGGTACTGGCAGCTATGTATCGCCATGAGCGCGGTGCCCGCATCTGGGATGGTGCCGACGAAGTGCACAAGCAGAATCTGGCAATCAGTATTCTGAAAAAATATGGTCTCGACATCAAGAAAAAAGCTCGTGAGTTGCAGGAGTTTCGTCGGCTGATGGCCGCCGGGCAGTTGTAA
- a CDS encoding NAD(P)/FAD-dependent oxidoreductase — translation MRIENKKIAIVGGGPGGLTLARLLQMKGARVNVYERDVDKYARVQGATLDLHYESGLLALREAGLLDAFNANYRPGADKLRIVDKKGIVVLDEHVNEADELFRPEIDRGPLRKILLDSLQPNTVVWNSQFITMSPNGDGWKLEFRNGTSAEADIVIAADGANSKIRTYITPIKPFYAGVTVMEGAVYDSETASPRVHKLLNGGKLFVLGDEKTLIVSSKGDGSMVFYIGCKTDEHWMRNCGIDFADKAQVLGWFRQEFADWDDIWLDLFEKAEYPLMLRPQYCMPLDQTWESLPNLTMLGDAAHLMPPYAGEGVNMAMLDALELSNCLTNSLFLDVQAAIAAYENQMRNRASEVARLTLDQTEALHSPAAITHMLAVFNEPIG, via the coding sequence ATGCGAATTGAAAACAAAAAAATAGCCATTGTGGGCGGAGGTCCCGGCGGATTAACGTTGGCCCGGCTGCTGCAAATGAAGGGCGCTAGGGTCAACGTATACGAACGAGATGTGGATAAATATGCTCGGGTGCAGGGGGCCACGCTGGACTTGCACTACGAATCTGGATTGCTGGCCTTGCGGGAAGCCGGATTGCTGGATGCTTTCAACGCTAATTATCGGCCGGGTGCTGATAAATTGCGAATTGTTGATAAAAAAGGCATTGTAGTACTCGACGAACACGTAAACGAAGCCGATGAACTGTTTCGGCCTGAGATTGATCGGGGACCGCTTCGGAAAATTCTGCTGGATTCGCTGCAACCCAACACGGTTGTCTGGAATAGCCAGTTTATCACAATGTCGCCCAACGGCGACGGCTGGAAACTTGAATTTCGGAATGGAACATCAGCCGAAGCCGACATTGTGATTGCGGCCGATGGCGCAAACTCAAAAATCCGGACGTATATCACGCCCATCAAGCCATTTTATGCCGGTGTGACGGTAATGGAGGGAGCGGTATATGATTCTGAAACGGCCTCTCCGCGTGTTCATAAGTTGCTCAATGGAGGAAAATTGTTTGTGCTGGGCGACGAAAAAACGCTGATCGTCAGTTCGAAAGGCGATGGTAGTATGGTGTTTTATATTGGCTGCAAGACCGACGAACACTGGATGCGAAACTGTGGTATCGACTTTGCTGATAAAGCACAGGTACTTGGCTGGTTCCGGCAGGAGTTTGCCGATTGGGACGACATTTGGCTCGATCTGTTCGAAAAGGCAGAATATCCACTCATGCTTCGTCCGCAATACTGTATGCCTTTAGACCAGACCTGGGAATCCCTCCCAAACCTGACAATGCTGGGTGATGCCGCCCATCTGATGCCTCCCTATGCGGGCGAAGGTGTTAATATGGCAATGCTCGATGCGCTGGAACTAAGCAACTGCCTGACGAACAGCTTGTTTCTCGACGTGCAGGCTGCCATTGCTGCTTATGAAAATCAGATGCGAAACCGGGCCTCAGAAGTGGCCCGATTGACGTTAGATCAAACCGAAGCGTTACATTCGCCAGCCGCCATTACGCATATGCTTGCCGTATTCAACGAGCCAATCGGATAA
- a CDS encoding AraC family transcriptional regulator, translating to MTAIDIDYNVMQPDQPLFKFVKAFWRLSNPSDNEKPVTIVPDGCFDVLFSISATEPFHVILAGLGTEPGPAFIAPHTVTCAVNFKLPAAEYVLKTSIAPLLNGVHYLPADFWGITPADLDNFGQFCKKASAAIAGAIHEAIDPRKYALFQLMYASEGESTVRELAEAAQWSSRQINRYFQQWFGMSLKAYCNILRYRASFKQIQEGKLFPEQDFVDQAHFIKAVKRYSGVTPKELARNKDDRFIQFFRLPEQ from the coding sequence ATGACTGCTATTGATATTGACTACAACGTTATGCAGCCCGACCAGCCGCTTTTCAAATTTGTCAAAGCGTTTTGGCGGCTTAGTAACCCATCCGACAATGAAAAACCGGTTACTATTGTGCCCGACGGATGTTTCGATGTGCTGTTTTCTATCTCCGCTACCGAACCGTTCCATGTCATCCTGGCTGGATTGGGTACCGAGCCTGGTCCGGCTTTTATTGCTCCGCATACGGTTACGTGTGCTGTTAATTTTAAATTGCCCGCTGCCGAATATGTCCTGAAAACGAGCATAGCGCCGTTGCTGAATGGAGTTCACTACCTACCTGCCGATTTCTGGGGTATAACGCCTGCCGATCTGGACAATTTCGGGCAGTTCTGCAAGAAAGCGTCTGCGGCAATTGCCGGAGCCATACACGAAGCAATCGACCCACGTAAATATGCCTTGTTTCAACTTATGTATGCTTCCGAGGGCGAATCGACCGTTCGGGAGCTTGCCGAAGCGGCACAGTGGAGTAGTCGGCAGATCAATCGTTATTTTCAGCAGTGGTTTGGGATGTCGCTGAAAGCCTATTGCAACATTCTTCGCTACCGGGCTTCGTTCAAACAGATTCAGGAAGGAAAGCTGTTTCCCGAGCAGGATTTTGTCGATCAGGCGCATTTCATAAAAGCCGTAAAACGCTATTCAGGTGTGACACCCAAAGAACTCGCCCGCAACAAAGACGACCGATTTATACAATTTTTCCGATTGCCCGAACAGTAG
- a CDS encoding SRPBCC domain-containing protein produces the protein MTNQAKVAEPVVRKQITIDAPVSKVWHLLTSPALIKRWMLDTEIEVISDWQVGSSIRFRGDLHGKYEQKGTIVQFEPNVVFAYTSWSALSRLPDKAENYTTVEFNLIPADNQTMLIVTHRNLIAETAVEHASFYWNGTLGIIKKIAEE, from the coding sequence ATGACGAATCAGGCCAAGGTTGCAGAACCGGTTGTTCGGAAGCAAATAACCATCGATGCTCCAGTTTCGAAAGTCTGGCATTTACTGACATCGCCAGCGCTCATAAAACGGTGGATGCTCGATACAGAAATTGAGGTCATCTCAGACTGGCAGGTTGGAAGCTCAATTCGGTTCAGGGGCGATTTGCACGGTAAATACGAGCAAAAAGGTACAATTGTGCAATTTGAACCGAATGTTGTCTTTGCATATACGTCGTGGAGCGCTCTATCCCGCTTGCCCGACAAAGCCGAGAACTACACGACCGTCGAATTCAACCTAATCCCTGCCGACAACCAGACAATGCTGATTGTTACGCATCGGAATTTAATTGCCGAAACCGCAGTCGAACATGCCAGTTTTTATTGGAATGGCACGCTGGGAATTATAAAAAAGATAGCTGAAGAATGA
- a CDS encoding DUF4180 domain-containing protein gives MANYFYTVRYLLAGSIKIELMEINVIQIGGVEIAEVVSDTMVIGSADDGLDLLGNLYYRGFDKIMLYEKNITPDFFNLRTGIAGEILQKFSTYRVQLAIIGAFAAYQSKSLNDFIVESNNIGHINFVKSKDAAVEKLAK, from the coding sequence ATGGCCAATTACTTTTATACGGTGAGGTATTTGCTGGCTGGCAGCATAAAAATTGAACTAATGGAAATAAACGTAATTCAGATTGGCGGAGTAGAAATAGCCGAGGTTGTTTCTGATACGATGGTAATTGGCAGTGCGGATGATGGGCTGGATTTGCTGGGGAATCTATACTATCGGGGATTTGATAAAATAATGCTGTATGAAAAAAATATAACTCCCGATTTTTTCAATCTCCGAACGGGCATAGCAGGTGAGATCCTTCAAAAATTTTCAACGTATCGGGTGCAACTGGCTATAATTGGTGCATTTGCGGCATATCAAAGCAAAAGCCTGAACGACTTTATTGTTGAGAGTAACAACATCGGTCACATCAATTTTGTGAAGTCAAAAGACGCTGCGGTTGAAAAACTGGCGAAATAG